The proteins below come from a single Mucilaginibacter mali genomic window:
- the prmC gene encoding peptide chain release factor N(5)-glutamine methyltransferase: MKTVKDVLGRYKQELISVYDQQEAEAITLLVLSELLNASKAKLKAFPETSTDEQQEELEIILQELKTGKPVQYILGHTEFYGLSFNVNPSVLIPRPETEELVQWVIQSIDKSPKPIQNILDIGTGSGCISISLKENKSNIQIFAIDISTEALEVAKGNALLNQVDVNFIEADILNFNTSIELPKFDIIISNPPYVTLADKQRMHRNVTDFEPHTALFVPEQDPLVFYKAITDFARLYLNENGLLFFEINESLGRETVEMIADKSFKNIELRQDMSGRDRMLKAEI; the protein is encoded by the coding sequence ATGAAAACCGTAAAGGATGTGTTAGGCCGCTATAAGCAGGAATTAATTAGCGTATACGATCAGCAGGAAGCAGAAGCGATAACCCTATTAGTTTTAAGCGAATTATTAAATGCATCAAAAGCAAAACTTAAAGCCTTTCCCGAAACAAGCACCGATGAACAGCAGGAAGAGTTGGAAATTATACTGCAGGAATTAAAGACCGGCAAACCCGTGCAATACATACTTGGCCATACCGAGTTTTACGGCTTATCATTTAATGTCAACCCGTCGGTATTGATACCTCGCCCCGAGACTGAGGAACTGGTGCAATGGGTTATTCAAAGCATCGATAAGTCGCCCAAACCCATCCAAAATATACTGGATATCGGTACTGGTAGCGGCTGCATCTCTATTTCTTTAAAAGAAAATAAGTCTAATATTCAAATATTTGCAATCGATATATCAACTGAAGCTTTAGAAGTTGCGAAAGGTAATGCTTTGCTCAATCAAGTCGATGTAAATTTTATTGAAGCCGATATTTTGAACTTCAATACGTCCATTGAGTTACCTAAATTTGATATCATCATCAGCAACCCACCTTATGTTACACTGGCTGATAAACAACGGATGCACCGCAACGTAACCGACTTTGAACCGCACACCGCCCTATTTGTCCCGGAGCAGGATCCGCTGGTTTTTTACAAAGCCATAACAGATTTTGCCAGGTTGTATTTAAACGAAAACGGCCTGCTGTTCTTCGAGATCAATGAAAGCCTTGGCAGGGAAACGGTTGAAATGATCGCGGATAAATCATTTAAAAACATAGAGTTAAGGCAGGATATGTCGGGCAGGGACAGGATGCTAAAGGCAGAGATTTAA
- the ribD gene encoding bifunctional diaminohydroxyphosphoribosylaminopyrimidine deaminase/5-amino-6-(5-phosphoribosylamino)uracil reductase RibD: MSVHHKYLQRCIELAQLGAGYVSPNPMVGAVIVHDGDIIGEGYHQKYGGPHAEVNAVNSVLSKYDNAVALLQASTIYVSLEPCAHYGKTPPCADLIIKHRIPTVVVGCRDPFNQVNGKGIEKLQEAGIEVITGVMEQECLDLNRRFFTRVQKQRPYIILKWAQAQDGFFAPDDDSQYWITGPEARKLVHKWRSEEDAVLVGKNTARIDNPQLNIREWEGRSPKRVVIDRRLELSHDLHLFDQSVETFVFNEIKTDIDGRIKYIALEDFDNYVPQYIMFQLYLQDVQSVIIEGGAATLNSFIAAGLWDEARVFTGNKILGNGIQSPLIKGVKYEEYIIGSDQLQIIFNS; this comes from the coding sequence ATGTCTGTCCACCATAAATATTTGCAGCGTTGTATAGAACTTGCCCAATTAGGCGCTGGTTACGTTAGTCCCAACCCTATGGTGGGCGCGGTTATCGTTCATGATGGCGATATCATTGGCGAGGGCTATCATCAAAAATACGGCGGCCCTCATGCTGAGGTGAACGCGGTTAACAGCGTTTTAAGCAAATATGATAATGCCGTAGCATTGTTACAGGCCTCAACCATCTATGTTTCGCTGGAGCCTTGTGCGCATTATGGCAAGACACCGCCCTGTGCCGATCTGATCATCAAGCATCGTATTCCAACCGTTGTAGTTGGTTGTCGTGATCCATTTAATCAGGTGAATGGTAAAGGGATAGAGAAGTTACAGGAAGCAGGAATTGAAGTAATTACCGGCGTAATGGAACAGGAATGTTTGGATCTGAACCGGCGATTCTTTACCCGGGTGCAAAAGCAACGACCCTACATCATCCTGAAATGGGCGCAAGCCCAGGACGGATTTTTCGCGCCTGATGACGATAGTCAATACTGGATCACCGGCCCCGAAGCCCGCAAGTTGGTGCATAAGTGGCGGAGTGAGGAAGACGCTGTACTGGTAGGCAAAAACACCGCCCGTATAGATAACCCCCAACTGAATATACGCGAATGGGAAGGCCGGTCGCCAAAACGGGTGGTGATAGACCGGCGACTGGAATTAAGCCACGATCTGCACTTATTCGATCAGTCGGTGGAAACATTCGTTTTTAACGAAATTAAGACCGATATTGACGGCCGGATAAAGTACATCGCCCTGGAGGATTTTGATAACTATGTGCCGCAATACATCATGTTTCAACTGTACCTGCAGGATGTGCAATCGGTAATTATTGAGGGTGGAGCTGCTACTTTAAACTCGTTTATAGCCGCCGGTCTTTGGGACGAAGCCCGTGTTTTTACCGGTAATAAAATTTTAGGTAATGGTATTCAATCGCCTTTAATTAAAGGAGTTAAATACGAAGAATATATAATAGGGTCTGACCAATTACAGATCATCTTTAATAGCTGA
- the aroQ gene encoding type II 3-dehydroquinate dehydratase, producing MKIQIINGPNLNLLGVREKSIYGDSSFETYLAGLKQRYPQHQIDYYQSNVEGELINKLHEVGFSFDGIVMNAGAYTHTSVAIADAIAGINTPVVEVHISNVYKREEFRHVSMLAKNCKGVIAGFGMDSYRLAIESLTV from the coding sequence ATGAAGATACAAATTATAAACGGCCCCAATTTAAACCTGCTGGGCGTTAGGGAAAAATCTATTTACGGCGACAGTAGCTTCGAGACCTATTTAGCCGGGCTGAAGCAGCGCTACCCTCAGCATCAGATCGATTATTACCAAAGCAACGTAGAGGGCGAACTGATCAACAAACTGCACGAGGTTGGCTTTAGCTTTGACGGCATTGTGATGAACGCGGGCGCCTATACCCATACCTCGGTTGCCATTGCTGATGCTATCGCGGGTATTAACACGCCGGTTGTTGAAGTGCATATTTCCAACGTTTATAAGCGCGAAGAATTCAGGCATGTATCTATGCTGGCTAAAAACTGCAAGGGCGTTATCGCCGGCTTCGGGATGGATTCGTATCGACTGGCTATAGAAAGCTTAACTGTTTAA
- a CDS encoding TlpA family protein disulfide reductase, whose protein sequence is MKPYKLIAILLCTAFASNAQKLNIPKGKTFEITTRNKDVGTFKRDDIYTYSFKSLGRNGEGNNVLECKIARVIIYDNRSGKVQLNTDSIRNTNLYSTEALTALALLNKPFTVTINPKGEVVGTAGMQETLQQALTQWNINADVAKNILKQMPEQISKRIDDLFFKPAQAQQAKPVLGNADMANQFRITNINANTLRAYASSATDNSKVTHEYIVDKETGLVKSSTKTEDARLTPNAEMGIRANSVSKITLTQAMTQASAHPLPDTAWINMAAKLSYWSAAFKKGTSSDSAKVYQFIKNPDSRFANDKYYLTRRLDLVQSVRSDRSYLTYDSLLLETPNKFLEGNQVHLHNKLHTALSKQGAQAAYELTKYAYKTNAFDEWVQYSFSQYFRDNKDSKTDDVSQKRNYDLLALFKTNPDPVYVRKIQPLYMWAMARKQKNNIPLMLQTAEDFEKMGDKDMQVGNGGRYALLLYQMLVAAKQTEAAQKLMDVTVQKLERYTADTANADRYVHQNLLAGAYYMQYLNRDTVADPQAMQLLAKAAKYSPNSRAERAYGSNYDRFFLGTKDSYRDILISKLLDAGNEAEALAMFAQHINAAPENIKEMQDLYVKKFPGRDFKQFFKEGIMSKWAMAPAFTLKGIDGKEHALTEYKDRWLMLDFWGTWCGPCREEMPKVNKFNDEVVAGKYQNVSFLSIACNDTENNVKMYLDETKFGMPVAMSDGEVQSNYKVPGYPCKIIISPEGRMIAVDFGKDWLSVIKNFSQL, encoded by the coding sequence ATGAAACCTTACAAACTTATCGCCATACTGCTTTGCACAGCGTTCGCGTCAAATGCTCAAAAACTGAATATCCCGAAAGGGAAGACATTTGAAATAACTACCCGCAATAAAGATGTGGGTACTTTTAAGCGCGATGATATTTATACCTATTCATTTAAATCGTTAGGTAGAAACGGAGAGGGGAATAATGTATTGGAATGTAAAATTGCGCGCGTTATAATTTACGATAACCGTAGCGGCAAAGTTCAGCTAAATACCGATTCTATACGAAACACCAACCTCTATTCCACCGAGGCGCTTACCGCACTGGCCTTGTTAAATAAACCGTTTACCGTTACTATAAACCCTAAAGGTGAAGTTGTAGGTACAGCGGGTATGCAGGAAACGCTGCAACAGGCACTAACCCAATGGAATATTAATGCTGATGTTGCCAAAAATATTTTAAAACAGATGCCTGAGCAGATCTCTAAAAGAATAGACGACCTGTTTTTTAAACCCGCGCAGGCGCAGCAAGCTAAACCGGTTTTAGGTAATGCCGATATGGCAAATCAATTTCGTATCACCAATATCAACGCTAACACGTTGCGGGCTTATGCTTCTTCGGCTACAGATAATAGCAAGGTTACTCACGAGTATATTGTTGACAAGGAAACCGGCCTGGTAAAAAGCAGCACCAAAACAGAAGATGCCCGTTTAACACCCAATGCTGAGATGGGCATCAGGGCAAATTCGGTTAGCAAAATAACCTTAACACAAGCTATGACGCAAGCATCGGCACACCCCTTACCCGATACCGCGTGGATAAACATGGCCGCCAAACTAAGCTACTGGAGCGCCGCGTTTAAAAAAGGCACCTCGTCCGACTCGGCCAAGGTGTACCAGTTTATAAAAAATCCGGATAGCCGTTTTGCAAACGATAAATACTATTTAACCCGAAGGTTAGACCTGGTGCAGTCGGTAAGGAGTGATAGGAGTTACCTAACCTACGATAGCTTACTGCTGGAAACGCCCAATAAGTTTCTTGAGGGAAACCAGGTGCACCTGCATAATAAGTTACATACGGCTTTATCTAAGCAAGGCGCGCAGGCCGCTTACGAGCTAACCAAATACGCTTACAAAACCAACGCTTTTGATGAATGGGTTCAATATTCGTTCTCGCAATATTTCAGGGATAATAAGGATAGCAAAACAGATGATGTATCGCAAAAACGTAATTACGATCTGCTGGCTTTGTTTAAAACCAATCCCGATCCGGTATATGTCCGCAAGATCCAGCCGCTTTATATGTGGGCTATGGCCAGGAAGCAAAAAAACAACATCCCGCTGATGCTGCAAACGGCAGAAGACTTTGAAAAGATGGGGGATAAGGACATGCAGGTAGGTAATGGCGGGCGCTACGCTTTATTGTTGTATCAAATGCTGGTTGCCGCCAAACAAACTGAAGCCGCGCAAAAGCTGATGGATGTAACCGTGCAAAAACTGGAGCGATACACGGCCGATACAGCAAATGCAGATCGTTATGTGCATCAAAACCTATTGGCCGGCGCTTATTACATGCAATATTTAAACCGGGATACTGTAGCTGATCCGCAGGCCATGCAGCTTTTGGCTAAGGCCGCTAAATACTCGCCAAACTCGCGGGCCGAACGGGCTTATGGCAGTAATTACGACAGGTTCTTTTTAGGTACGAAGGACAGCTATCGCGATATCCTGATCAGTAAATTATTGGATGCAGGGAACGAAGCGGAAGCCCTGGCTATGTTTGCGCAACATATCAACGCGGCGCCCGAAAATATTAAGGAGATGCAGGATCTGTACGTAAAAAAATTTCCGGGCAGGGACTTTAAGCAGTTTTTTAAAGAGGGCATTATGAGCAAATGGGCAATGGCCCCGGCGTTTACTTTAAAGGGCATAGATGGCAAGGAACACGCGCTTACCGAATATAAAGACAGGTGGCTGATGCTTGATTTTTGGGGTACCTGGTGTGGCCCCTGCCGCGAAGAGATGCCTAAGGTTAATAAATTTAATGATGAAGTAGTGGCCGGTAAATATCAAAACGTCAGTTTTTTAAGCATTGCTTGTAACGATACGGAGAACAACGTGAAGATGTATCTGGACGAAACCAAGTTCGGGATGCCGGTTGCCATGTCGGACGGGGAGGTACAAAGCAACTACAAGGTGCCGGGCTACCCCTGCAAAATTATCATATCGCCCGAGGGACGAATGATAGCGGTTGATTTTGGTAAAGACTGGCTAAGCGTTATTAAAAACTTTAGCCAGTTATAA
- a CDS encoding IMPACT family protein: MLFDDTYQTIAKPAEAIFRDKGSKFLAFAYPICTEAEIKETLAKLKSEHPKANHHCWAMRLSPDRSVFRVNDDGEPSGTAGRPILNVLLSKNITNILVVVVRYFGGTLLGVPGLINAYKTSTEMALTEAEVIEQTVKDIYTINFDYLQMNEVMKVIKDDQLTVLNQSFDNNCSITFAIRKMQVNQVLGRLEGIAGVKAVFNYTA; encoded by the coding sequence ATGCTTTTTGACGATACTTACCAAACTATAGCCAAACCTGCCGAAGCCATCTTTCGCGATAAGGGCAGCAAGTTTTTGGCTTTTGCATATCCTATCTGCACAGAGGCTGAAATAAAGGAGACACTCGCTAAATTAAAGTCCGAACATCCCAAAGCTAACCACCATTGCTGGGCCATGCGCTTAAGCCCCGACCGTTCGGTATTCAGGGTGAACGACGATGGCGAACCATCAGGGACCGCAGGTCGGCCTATCCTGAATGTATTACTTTCTAAAAATATCACAAATATATTGGTAGTTGTAGTACGCTATTTTGGCGGTACACTATTGGGGGTTCCCGGGTTGATCAACGCCTACAAAACATCAACCGAAATGGCCCTAACCGAAGCAGAGGTGATCGAGCAAACCGTTAAGGATATTTATACCATCAATTTTGATTACCTGCAAATGAACGAGGTGATGAAAGTAATTAAGGACGATCAACTGACCGTACTGAACCAGTCGTTCGATAATAATTGCAGTATTACCTTCGCCATCCGCAAGATGCAGGTGAACCAGGTTTTGGGCAGGCTGGAGGGGATTGCCGGTGTAAAAGCCGTGTTTAATTACACCGCGTAA
- a CDS encoding EamA/RhaT family transporter: MIYVLLSVCCSVIVSVLLKLAKRYSIDIFQAITWNYSMAMILTWLIYRPVLNNVQGAPVSIYGSLAVLLPSLFVVIGMAVKTAGIARTDVAQRLSLFISLTAAFLLFNEAFTAWKFAGLIVGFAAILCAIPWSKQTGDRDNNGSAWIYLLVVFVGFGVIDILFKQMATFKGVPFPVSLFFAYLGSFVLSLIVLAWMVFTGRLKSPLRHIFFGWVLGVANFGNILFYLKAHQALSANPSTVFSAMNIGVITLGTIIGMVVFKEKLTTLNKIGIVLAIIAIVIITYTQTH; this comes from the coding sequence ATGATCTACGTTTTATTAAGTGTTTGTTGCAGCGTCATCGTATCGGTTTTGCTGAAGCTGGCAAAACGGTATAGCATCGATATCTTTCAGGCCATCACCTGGAATTATTCCATGGCCATGATACTCACCTGGTTGATCTATCGCCCGGTATTAAACAATGTGCAGGGTGCGCCGGTGTCTATATACGGCTCGCTGGCTGTATTGTTACCCTCGCTTTTTGTAGTGATCGGGATGGCTGTTAAAACGGCAGGTATAGCCCGCACAGATGTAGCGCAGCGCTTATCACTGTTTATATCGCTTACTGCGGCCTTTCTGTTGTTTAACGAAGCGTTTACCGCCTGGAAATTTGCAGGGCTTATAGTTGGCTTCGCGGCCATTTTATGCGCCATCCCCTGGAGCAAGCAAACCGGCGACCGCGACAACAACGGCAGCGCATGGATCTACCTGCTGGTGGTTTTTGTAGGCTTCGGCGTTATCGATATCCTGTTTAAGCAAATGGCCACGTTTAAGGGCGTGCCATTCCCGGTGTCACTTTTCTTTGCTTATCTCGGTTCGTTTGTGTTATCATTAATTGTGTTGGCATGGATGGTGTTTACCGGGCGCTTAAAATCTCCATTGCGGCATATCTTCTTTGGCTGGGTGCTGGGCGTGGCCAATTTTGGCAATATCCTGTTTTACCTGAAGGCACACCAGGCTTTATCGGCTAATCCGTCAACGGTATTTTCAGCCATGAATATCGGGGTGATCACGTTGGGAACGATAATCGGCATGGTGGTGTTCAAGGAGAAGCTGACCACTTTAAACAAAATTGGTATAGTGTTGGCTATCATTGCTATAGTTATTATTACTTATACGCAAACACATTAA
- a CDS encoding site-specific tyrosine recombinase, with amino-acid sequence MDWQPAIKGFRSYLKLERSLAENSILAYERDIEKLYQFSDIQSPRIKPETVTLTDLRNFMVWLGELGMIPTTQARIVSGVKTFYKYLLMHDVIDINPSELLEAPKTRRKLPAVLTIADIDMLIAAIDLSKPEGPRNKAILEVLFSCGLRVSELTNLKISNLFLNIDFIKVTGKGSKERLIPIGSEAKKALTIWLDEVRVHTHPKKGEDDYVFLNRRGAHLTREMVFIIIRQLVVATGLKKAISPHTFRHSFATYLIEGGADLRAVQEMLGHESITTTEIYTHLDREFLRSTIIEFHPRS; translated from the coding sequence TTGGACTGGCAACCCGCGATAAAAGGTTTTAGATCGTATTTGAAGTTAGAGCGGTCGCTGGCCGAAAATTCCATCCTGGCCTACGAAAGGGATATAGAAAAACTATATCAATTTTCTGATATACAATCGCCTAGGATAAAACCTGAAACTGTTACTTTAACTGATTTAAGAAATTTTATGGTTTGGTTGGGTGAGTTGGGAATGATCCCCACCACCCAGGCCCGTATTGTATCGGGGGTGAAAACCTTTTACAAGTACCTGCTGATGCATGATGTTATCGACATCAATCCATCTGAATTATTGGAGGCCCCCAAGACCAGGCGCAAGTTGCCCGCGGTACTGACGATAGCAGATATCGATATGCTAATAGCAGCGATAGACCTATCCAAACCCGAGGGGCCGCGCAATAAGGCCATACTGGAGGTATTGTTCAGTTGTGGCCTGCGCGTATCCGAACTGACCAACCTAAAGATCTCAAACCTGTTCCTCAATATCGATTTCATTAAAGTTACCGGCAAAGGGAGTAAGGAAAGGCTGATCCCTATTGGCAGCGAGGCCAAAAAAGCGCTCACTATTTGGCTGGATGAAGTGCGTGTGCATACGCATCCTAAAAAAGGCGAAGACGATTACGTGTTTTTAAACCGCAGGGGCGCCCATTTAACCCGGGAGATGGTATTTATTATCATTAGGCAATTGGTGGTCGCTACGGGCTTAAAAAAGGCCATTAGTCCGCATACATTCCGCCACTCGTTCGCCACCTATTTAATTGAGGGTGGGGCCGACCTTCGCGCTGTACAGGAAATGCTGGGGCACGAGAGTATTACCACCACCGAAATCTACACGCATCTTGACCGGGAGTTTTTACGTAGTACGATCATTGAGTTTCATCCGAGGAGTTAA